The following is a genomic window from Paenibacillus thiaminolyticus.
GAACCACTTTTGCACACCCGAGATCCTCACTTTCGCCATCTAGCATGAACACAACATGATTATCTCCTAGGTCTGATGCAAATACATGTAAGAAATCATATAATAGTCAAAGTGACCCCCGGTTCATTTTCATACTATCAAAATGAAACTGTGATCTAATCCACACGTATTATTAGGTAGTTCATTGACACATCGTTATCAAAAGGGAGTTGGAGAAAACGTGAGAAACCGATGGCTTGTAAGCTGCCTCGTCGCAGCAATGCTCGGGACAGCGCTGGCAGGATGCAGCGGTCCTCCGGCCGAAGAGCCCGCGCAAGGGGCGGAGCAGGAGAAGGAAACCCCTGTTCAGGTCGCCGAAGTAGAGAAAGGATCTCTAAGCCAACAAAATGAAATTATCGGCACAGCCAATCCAAGCAGATCTGTCGATATCATGCCGAAGCTGAATGGAGAGCTGGTCCGCTTGAATGTCAAAAAGGGCGATATGGTCTCCAAAGGGGCGACGCTCGGGACCATCGACGCGGATGACCTCGAAGTCCAGCTTAAGCTTGAGCAGTTCAATCTGGAGCAGGCACAGGATCAGTACAAGACACTACATAACGCCCAAGCGTCCGATCTCGAGCTGGATCAAGCGAAGCGCGGCATTGAGCAGGCTCAGCTGCGCGTCAAGCAGGCAAGCAGCCGGCTGGCCGATGCAACCTTGAAGGCCCCGATGAGCGGACAGGTCATTCGGGTTGCGGCAGAAGCGGGAGAATTCGTTACCTCGACCTCCCCGCTGTTCACGATCGTATCCACCAATCCGGTGAAGTTCTCGGCCAATGTCAGCGCGAATCAGATGCTCTTGCTGCAGAACCGGAAGGAGACGAAGGTCGAAGTGCCGGATGTGGGCAAGAGCTTTACCGCCCGGATCACGTATCTGTCCCCCGTCGCCAATGAAGGCGGATTCTACGCCTTGGAGACGCAGGCCGACAATGCGAAGGGCGAGATCAAGCCCGGCATGACAGCCAAGTTCATCGTCGACCAGGAAGTGCAGAAGGATGCTCTCCTCGTTCCTACCGAAGCGATCGTGGAGAAGAACGGCGAGTCGCATGTGTTTATCGTCAAAAATGGACGAGCCGTGGAAGAAGCCGTCGAAGTCCTGGAAGCCCAATCCAAAATGACGGCGGTGAAAGGCAATCTCCAGGCGAAGGATCAAATCGTCATCAAGGGACAAATGACCTTGTCCGACGGCAATAAAGTGAAAATCATCGAGGGGGCGCGCTAACGTGAAAATTATTGACGTCTCCGTTAAGCGCCCTATCGGCGTCATGATGGTCGTGCTCGCGATCCTCGCGCTCGGGATGGTCAGTCTGCGCAACCTCGCGATCGACCTGTTTCCCAATATCGATCTTCCGATCGCCGTCGTCGCGACCTCGTATCAAGGTGCGGCGCCGGATGAGATCGAGAAGCTTATATCGAGGCCGATCGAAGCTTCGTTAAGCACAATCCAGGGAATTGACACCGTGTCTTCGCAATCGCAGGCGAACTCCTCGCTCGTCATGCTGCAATTCAAGACCGGTACAAATATGGACAATGCCCTGATCGATGTCAGGGAGAAGGTCGACCAGATCAAAAGAATGCTTCCCGAGGATGCCAATGATCCGTCCGTGCTCCGGTTCGACCCGAATCAGATGCCTATTATTACGCTGGGCTTGACGGGCGCTTCGCCGGAGAAGCTGCAGGATATTGCAGACACGAACATCATCCCGTTCCTGGAGCGGGAGAACGGCGTTGCGTCGGTAGCGGTTTCCGGCGGCAAGACCCGGGAGATTCTCGTCGAGCTGAACCGGGCGAATCTCGCGCGCTACGGCATCGGGGCGTCGCAGGTCGTCCAGGCAATCAACACGGAGAACAAATCAGCCGTTGCCGGCTCGGTGCCGAAGGGCGTGCAGGATCTGCAAATCCGGGTCAAAGGCGAGTTTACATCCGTCAAAGATATCGGCCGGACCTTGATTCATCTGCCTGGCGGCGGACAAATTCGAGTCAGCGATATCGCCGATATTAACGATACCTTCAAGAAGCAGAGCTCGCTGACGCTGGTGGACGGAGCTCCGGCGCTCGTCCTGTCGGTGCAGCGCCAATCGGACGCCAATACCGTCGCCGTCGCGGACAATGTCGACAAGGCGGTCAGCCGGCTTCAACAGAATCTGCCGCAAGGCATCGAGCTGAAGAAGGTATCCGATACATCGATATTTATCAGGCAGTCGATCGACAGCGTCGTCAGCAATATGATGAGCGGCGGCTTGTTGGCCGTCTTCATCCTGATTTTGTTCTTGCGCAGCATCCGCTCCACGTTCGTTATCGCGTTGTCGATGCCGATCGCGATCATCTCGACGTTTACGCTGATGTATTTTACCGGGCAGACGCTGAACATTATCTCCATGGGCGGACTCGCCCTTGGCATCGGCATGATGGTCGATAACTCGATCGTCATCCTGGAGAACATCTTCACCTACCGGCAGAAAGGCATGTCCATGAAGGAAGCCGCCGTTAAGGGCGCCTCCGAGCTGGCCTCGGCCGTTATCGCCTCAACGACGACGACATTGGTCGTATTTCTGCCGATCGTATTCGTTCAGGGTATCACAGCGGATATTTTCCGCCCGCTTGCCTTGACGGTCTGCTTCTCGCTGATCGCTTCGCTCGTCGTGGCGATTACGCTGATTCCGACGCTGTCCTCCAAGATCGTCTCGCAGAAGAAGATCGTGCAATCCGAGAAGAAGGGCTGGTATCTCCGCTTCTTCGGATCGTTCGTCTCCGGCTACAAGCGCATCCTGCGATGGGCGCTGGGACACCGCAAGACGACGGTGTTCACTACGATACTCCTGCTCGTAGGCAGCTTCTTCCTCGCTTTGTTCATCGGCATGGAATTCATGCCGGGCGGCGACCAGGGACAGATTCAGATCAGCGTTCAGACGCCAAGCGGCACGAATCTGGAAGAGACGAAGAAGGTGGCCGACGATGTTGCGGCCCTATTGAAGCCATATGAGAGCATCATCGATACCGCTTCGGAATCGATTGGCGGAGGCGGCCCGTTCGGCGGAGGCGCCAATTCGGCCACCTTCACGATCCAGCTCATCCGGGCGACCGAACGCGATATGACGACGAAGGCGGTGATGCAGGATTTGACGGATGCGGTAAGCGAAATCCCCGGAGCGGAAATTACCGTATCAGCCATGGAATCCGGCTTCGGTGCGGGCTCGCCGATCCAGATCAAGCTGAACGGACAAGAGCAGGATGTGCTGGAAGAGGTCGCTTCTCAGGTCGTCTGGCTCATTTCCGATATCCAAGGGGTCTACAATGCGGATTCTTCGGCGTCCGAGGGCAATGCGGAACTGAACATTTCGATCGACCGCAGTCTGGCCGCCACCTACGGCTTATCCTATCAGCAGATTATGAACGAGATCTCGCTGGCGATGAACGGGCAGCTCGCGACGCAGTACCGCGAAGGCGGCAACGAATATGATGTGCGCGTCATCCTGCCGGAAGCGGAACGGGACAGCATCTCCGCCTTGAATGCGCTGACGATTCAATCGCAGACGGGCCAACTGGTACCGCTGTCCGCCGTCGCCCAGTTCCAGCAGCTGCAGGGACCGGTCATGATTCAGCGGGAGAATCAGCAGCGGCAGATCAACGTCACGGCCGATGTGGCCGGAAGAGACCTGGGCAGCGTCTCGGTCGAGATTATGCAGGCGCTGCAGAATATGAACTTCCCGGATGGGTACACCTACTCGATGGGCGGAGAGACAGAAGAAATGATAAAATCATTCATCGATCTGGCAATCGCGCTCGTCTTCTCGATTTTCCTCGTCTACGTCGTCATGGCGGTGCAGTTCGAGTCGCTGCTGTATCCGTTCATTATTATGTTCTCGATGCCGACCATGTTCATCGGAGTCAACTTCGGTCTGTTCATTACCGGGACGCCGATCAGCGTGACGGCCTTAATCGGGATCATTATGCTTGCAGGGATCGTCGTGAACAACGCGATTATTCTCGTTGACTATATCAACATCCAGCGCAGATCCGGGCTGGAACGGCATGAGGCGATTATGCAGGGAGCCCCGAGCCGGCTGCGTCCGATTTTCATGACGACATTAACGACGGTGCTCGGCTTGATTCCACTCGCGCTCGGCATCGGAGAAGGCGCGGAGATGCAAGCGCCGCTTGCCATCGTCGTCATCTTCGGCCTCTCCAGCTCGACCATCTTCACCCTGCTGCTGGTGCCGGTCATGTACACGTACTTGGATGATTTCTCGAACTGGCTCAAGCGTCTGTTCACGAGAAAAGACAAGAACAAGAACACGCAAGAAGCAGCCGTATAACGAGAGTTGACAAGTTAGGCAAGACAAAGAGACAACCTCCGTTCCGCCACTCGGCAGGACGGAGGTTTGTTCGTCTGCAGCCTAAGCAACAAAGCGGATTACGCATTATATTATAGAAGCGGCACGATTGTTTCATTTCATGTCATGCGGACTTGTTCCGAATAGCCTCATTCGGGCAGGACAGCCGATTGATCAGGTCAGCGAGAAAGAACAGGACGATAACCGACTGGAGGTAGTGGCGTTGAGTTTTATGGATAAAATGAAGCTTGGTCTCAATCAAGTGAAGGATAAAGCGCAGCAGACCGTGGAGGTTACGCGTATCAGCGCGCAGATTGCGGGGAAAAAGAAAGATAAAACAGCGCAGTACACCCTGCTCGGCGAGCTGGTGCATGAGGCGTATATCAATCAGGAGCTGGCGGAGCAGATGCATCACATCGAGAGTCTCTCACAAGCCATCCAGCGGCTGGAAGGAGAGATTGCCGCACTGGAGAAGCAGCTCCGCAAGGCCAAGGGCGAGAAAATATGCGCCTGCGGCGCCGTCATCACCCAGGAATCCAGATTCTGCAACCATTGCGGTCAAGCGATGCCGCTGGAGCCAACCGAGATCATCCCCGCTTCGCGCAGTAGGCGGGACGATCCTGCGATCGTTGTCAACTGCCCGCAATGCGGAGCGCTGCTGAATGGCGACTTGGAGAACTGCGTTCTGTGCGGCGGTCCGGTGAAGTGACAAGGCAGCATGAGGCTGTCCCCTAGGCAGTGCACAACGATGCGGGGCAAGATGGGACAACCGGAAATATAGAGACGGGAAGACGGCGGCTGAGGTAGTGAATCCAACGTTAATGCAGGAATTTACGCTATTTAGATCCGACAGTTCATGAAATTTCTGCAAAACTGCAGTTTTGCAGTTTTTCGGCAAGTCGAGCGTTGAGAATCAGGGGGACTGTCTCACTATAGCTAAATACTACTTATGGGACACCCCGTTCTGTTCCCGTTGTCAGTCGCTTTCCATAAACAGTGCTGGTCCCTGGCTCAAGCGGGTCATCCGCGAAATATTCGCCCAAAAAATCTTGCAGGGCCTCAGGCCGTTGGAAAATCCCTGTTTTTTACGGAGGAGTGGAGATGTCCATTTACACAATCAAAACTTGGCACTCAGAATTTTTCTACGGAGAGACGAGATCCACTATATAAAAAATGCAGTGGCGAAAATTACCATAGGCTTCTCAACGGCCTGATTTTACGGGATCCAAGAGACGCGTCGGATCCTGGGGGCATCATCGCCTTTAGGAAGCATCATTTCCTTCAGGGGGAAAGGGGGCATCATTGCCTCTAGGAAGCATCATTTCCTTCAGGGGGAAAGGAGGCATCATTGCCTTCTGGAGGCATCGTTGCCTCCTGGGCTTGAACGTGTCGATGGAATTGCTGCTATTTTACAGGAATTTCGGCTCAATGAGTCCACATCCCGAGGAATTGCTGCAAATCTACATCATTTTAGGCCCTTTTGCTTAAAGTCGAAGCGAAACGGGTGAAATTCCTGCAGTTTTGCAGGATTCCCTTTCTGGTAAAGTCGTCCATATCGAATTGCTGTATTGGTGCAGGATTTCGCATACCGAATAGTCGTAGAAATCGTGCAGTTATGCGGATTTCGCTTAGCGAATAGGCGTGTCTGGAGAAATCGTGCAGTTTTGCGGATTTCGCCTACCGGACAGACGTGTCTAGCGAAATGGTGCAGTTTTCAGGCCGTTGGAAAACCACTGTTTTTTACGAAGGAGTGGAGATTGTCCATTTTCCTGCTCACAACTCGGCACCCATAGCGTTTTAAATCGATTTTTTCTACGGAGAGACGAGATCCACCACATAAAAAATGAAGTGCCACAAAACCCCTTGGACTTTCTTAACAGCCGAAGGCCTGCGGGAATACATATTTCCGCGCCCGCTCCGAGAAATAGCTATGCTCCACCGTTGCGATGACATCGCGGACCGGCAGCCATTCGCTCCCGATCTGCCCTTCGTCGGCATGCCCGCCGCCGGGAGCGGCCCCTTGCCGCTGAAGCCTGCAGGCGTAGATGAATCCGACCCCGTGGACCGCCTTCTCTATATGGGAATATTCGTGGTTCGCCGATACATACTCCCGTACACAGAGCAGCCCAAGGTCTGCCACTGACGTACCCAGCTCTTCCTCGCATTCACGCCGCAGCGTCTCCTCCAGCGTCTCGTTCGGCTCATGGGCTCCGCCCGGCAGCGCATAGTAGACGCCCACTTCCGGCCGGTCCTTCTTGATGCACAACAGCCGGTCATCCTCCATGATTAACGCCCGCACCGCATCGCGTCTCCTTCCATGTCCCCATCCCTCCCCGGCATCACTAGCAAGCCCGAAATTGCTCATACCGCTGGCTCGCTAGTCGTGATGCATCGATTATCAGAATCGTATCCTCTGCTTCCACTATCGTATGCAGCGAGGCATCATGTATAGCATGCAGGAGGCAGCACGGGCGTAATTCGGATTCCCTCCTGGTGAAGATGCCGCCCCGGGACCCGCTTGGCTTATGGCCGCTACGCTGCCTCGCCGGACAAGATGCGGACCTCTCCCCCGGCCCGGCCTGCCCTCCTCTCAAGTTCAGGCGATGTCCCCCCCTACTCATCCGATAAGACGGGATTGTATACGGTCCAACGCCGCTTCCCAGTGCCGTCTCATCACTTCCCGCATATAAATATCATCCAGCTTCTCCTGATGCACGGAGACGGTCGTCTTGTCGGGGCTCTTCGATAGAACGTAGAGCTGCAACGTGGACGGACGATCCCATCCCTGCGGCTGCCAGGTCAAGCGCAGCTTCTGCTCCGGAATGACGGAGCGAATCTGTCCGCGGGTGCCTTCCTCTGTCACATATTCATGCCGTACCTGCAGGGGCAAAGACGGCAGCGATCCGAGCCAGCAGGACAGCCCTTCGGATGACAGCAGGAAAGTCCACACCTTCTCCTTCGAGATTGGCATCGTCCGCCGCACTCCAATCTGAACGCCTGCCGAAGCCGTCTGGCCGACAGAGACACGGCCCAGCTTCTGTCCGTACAGCAGGGCGAGCATATCGCTCCATTCCGGCGATACGTCATATTCGCCGGCAATATACCGGACAATGCGTTCATGGGACCAGACCGGATCCACTTCCCGATCCAGCTGCTGAATCCACTCTTCCCAGGCTTGGCCCGTATTCGCCAATATCGCTTCTCTGCATAGGGAACCTACCATCGACAATCCTCCCTTTTTCGTCGATACCTATCTGTATTATAGAACAAAAGCACTGGCATCGGCGGCTAGTGTTGCTTATCCCTTCGATAGTATTCCACTACATCCGAGGCCAACTCCATCAACTGCTCCTTCAGCCCGGCGGGCTCCACAATCCGCACCGGCTGCCATACGACAGGAGAAGATAGGTCGTCTGAGTATAGACCGTCAGTTCGTCAACCTTGCAATACGCATAGCCAGCGCCGCGCTCGACAAGCGCATGGCCGAGCAGCCAATGTGCGCACAGATCATCGATGGCCTGCGGGCTGCCTTCAAGATGTAGCGAAGATGCCCTTGCGGCTCGGAGGATGGAAGGAGCTGCTCCAACAAATATTGGCATGCGGAAACGCCGGCTGGCCGCTCGAAAACGGATTCGATCCGGAGAACTCCGCATTCGGACAGCTCCGCCGGGAAGTCAGGAGCCATAATATCGCGAGCATATTGTCGGCCTTCGCGATCGTCACTCACTCTTTTACCAGTCAATGAGGTGTCCGTATTCCTCATCATACGGTGCGCCGTGCTTAGCCGCTTCGCCCATTTGTAACGCCAAACGGCACGTGCACCGACGGCACGATGCGGGCCACGCCTTCGATATGTCCCATCTGATCGTCGAAGAAAATATGCGGCTTGAAGATACGCAGCACCCGGCCCTTCTCGATTCCCCCGAGGAAGAACGCTTCATCCACGCGAATGTCCAGCTTGCGCAAGGTCGTAATGACGCGTTCATGGGCAGGCGCGTTCCGAGCCGTCGCAATCGCGACCCTGATCTTCGGCTTATAGCTCGCATCCCGCTCATTCCGTTCGATTTCCCGCTTCTGCAGATTCGCGATGTCCGTGAAGAAGCGGAGCAGCGGTCCCGGCGGGAGCGGCTCATCCGCCAACGTGCGCTCATGATCATGGAACAGCTTCAATTCCCCGCCTTCCTGGAATACGGTCTCGGCAGAATCATCCGCGATAATGCCGTCGAAGTCGAACGCAATCCGAAGCTCCTCATCTTCGTCATCATCGATATAATCCGTCGGGTAGATGCAGCCAGCAGGACAGCCGCGCTCGACCGCTTCCGTAACGTCCTTCGGGTTCCCGGACAGGAACAGCGATGCATTGAACGCTTCCATATACGGGAACGGATTGCTGCCGGCGACGAACACGGCCCGGCTAATATTCAGCCCATAATGCTCGATAGACTTGAACACCCGCAGCCCCGTATCCGGATCGTTGCGCGACAGCAGCACGACTTCGACCGGCTGATCGTCGGCCGAGCTTCCGTTCAACTGCAGCAATCTCTTGATTAGCGGAAAAGCAACGCCCGTCCTCAAAATGTCATACTCATGGGCCCGCTGATACTGCCGGTATGCTTCCTCCCCCTTCTCCTGAAATACTTGATCGGCCTCCGCCAGATCGAACAGCGCGCTTGACGCCGTCGCGATGACCAATTTCTGTTCAATGTCGTATGGCATTTTCGAATTTTCCTTTCTTGTGATGCGCCTTGCGCGGCAGCGTGATCATGACCCCCGGATGTGCAGCAGAATCAGAATAACCAATTTGGCAATGGACAAGCGGATCACCATCGTCGCCATCTCGATCGGTTCTATCGGACCGCCGCAGAGATAGCGAACATAATCATAGATTACTAGGCTGGCGGGCAGCACAAGAAGAAGCGACACCAGCCTCTTCCTCCGTGACGTTCGTTGATCCGGTTGCCGTCCGATCTCATTATTCATCCGGTCCCGCCTTTTTCTTAAAAGATATGAAAATAGCTGTAATCGGTTTCATTTTATCACAGCCCGACCGCCGGCACCATGGGCCTTGTGCGTATCAGCCTGGCACCATGGGCCTTGCGTGTGTCAGCCTGACAGTGTTGGCCTGGCGGTGCCAATCGCCGGAGTGCGCAGCTTTTTAATCCAATTCGGGCCGGATCGGCTCACGATGCTCCTGTTCCACAACTTCGGTGAACAGATTCGCCTTTGGCTTCGGCTTCTGCTTCCGGGGCTTTCCTTCGAGCTGAGCAAGCATCTTTTCCATCTCGCCGATCGTGACCGGCTTGGCATGCCGCATTAATTCATACCCCATATGTCCCGAGATTTCAAGGGTTGCGCACTTGACGTCACTGATGGAAGCGATGCCCGTCGCTCTCAGCTTGGCCTCCAGTTGATCGACCGTTAAGCGCAGCTTCTTCAAATTCTCCGTGATGACCTGTCCATCTTTAATGATCAGAGTCGCTCTCCCCATGAACCATTTTTCCACCCAATTGAACCGGAGCGCGAGATACTGTACGACCAGCAGCAGAGAGACGTAGACGCACAACGTGATGATGGTTTTCACCAACCCGTCTCCTTTCACGGCATGACCAATCATGGAAGCCATCGCCAACAGCGTTATGATTTCAAGCCCCGTCATCTCCCCCACTGTTTTTTTTCCGAGAATTCGAAGCAGAATGAACCCGGTTAACAAGACAATCAATGCTTCCACGGTGAAATGTAATTTCATACGTTCCTCCCGTCTATACACCTTGCAATTGTATTTTCAAGCAAATGCGTTTATTTCACTTTGATGACAAGAGAAGCATCTACATCCTGAATCGAGCTCCGCCCCGATATTGCCAACTGCAGCTCGGTCTCGGCGATAAGACGCTCCATCACCTCCTGCACACCGGTCTCCCCCGCGACAGCCAAGGCATACGCATAGGGTCGGCCGATCATAACGGCATCCGCTCCCAGGGCTATAGCCTTCAGGATGTCGGCTCCTCTGCGGATGCCGCTATCCATCAATACCGGAACCTTGCCTTGAACCGCTTCACAGATCGAAGGCAGCGAATCCAACGTCGCGACCGCACCATCCAACTGCCGTCCTCCATGATTCGAGACGACAATGCCATCGACACCATGCTCTACGGCCATGACAGCATCATCCGGATGCGTAATGCCTTTGATCAGAACAGGCAAACGCGTATGGTTGCGAATGAAGTCCAACTCCTTCCAGGTAAAGCACGTGTTATTGCCTTCATCCAATGCGAGCTTGACAGCCTCTTCCTTATTTTGGTCCGGCGGTTCCTTCAGCATCGAGCAGAATACGGGATCCGTAAAATAATTGCCCATTCCTTGGCCTGACAAAAATGGCAGATACGCATTGCGCAGATCCGTCTCCCGCCATCCGAGCAGCGTGGAGTCCACCGTTACGACGATCGCCGAGTATCCGGCCGCTTCGGCACGCTGAAGGAAGCTCTGGGTAAGCTCATGATTTTGGGGAGGATAGAGCTGGAACCAGCGGACACGGTTCCCCATCGCTTCCGCGACGGCCTCCATCGGAATGCTCGACACGTTGCTGAGTATATAGGGAATGCCCAGCTTCGCTGCCGCGCGGGCAGGAGCGAGCTCTCCCTCCGGATGCAGAATCGTATTTACCCCGATCGGAGCGAACAGCACCGGGAACGGGAGCTTGTCGCCGAACAACGAGATGGACATGTCCCGTTCCGTAATATCGCAGCACACCCTCGGTCTGATGCGGTATTTCTGGAAGGCCTCCACATTGCTGCGGTTCGTGTCTCCCGCTCCGGCCGCTCCATACACGTAGCCGAACGGTGCGGCGGCCAACAGGCTTTTCGCCTTGCTCTCCCACTCATCAAAGGAGACCGGAAGCAGCTTCGCCGCCCCGTCTCCGCTCTCATAGAATTTCATTTGCAGCTTTTCACTATCGAACGTCAAGATGCAGATACCTCCATGTTCAGAACTGACATGATTCATGCTCCCATAGTAAAATTCCCCGGGACGCCCAGCCTTATCCCTCAATTGGAAATGAAAAAAGCACCTCCTCTTTACCGTTGAGAGAAGGTGCTTTGCTTGTGCGGCAGCATGTTAACCAGTTGCACTCAATTCGTATCGCCCATGTAGCGCCGCTCCCGCAGCCCTTGCTGCAGCGGCTTGACCAGCCGTTGAGGATACACGCGGATTCGGTCGAGCCGCTCAAGCTCGATCCACTCCACGCCGACCTGATCCGAGTCCGGATTGGTGGCGGCCTCCATCGCAAGCTCCCCGTCGAGCCGGCATTCAAAATAAAATTCCACCTGATGGACATCATAATCCCATTCCGCGTGCTCATGGTTCTTCCCGATATACTCGCGGATATACCATATATCGTTGACGATAACACGGCATCCAATCTCTTCCATGCATTCGCGAATAACGGCTTCTTCCAGCTTTTCACCGATTTCCTGGCCGCCCCCCGGGAATAAATAAAACAATCCGTCGCGATCGCGGTTCTGGGTCAGCAGAATGCGGTTGCGCTCATCGATAATAACCGCCTTGGCAGAATTGCGAATAGGCTTCATACTGCTTGTCAACCTCCTTTAGCCAAAAAAACGGATATGCTTCACTTTGGTGGCGAGCCGATCCCATGATTTCTTAAGCGGTCCTCTCCCATCCGGCAATAACGGCAGCCCGCATTCGGACGCGATGCGGGTCACGACATCTTCCACCCTCATCGAATCGGTATCGAGATGGTCCCGGAACACCGGCTGCGACAAGCCGTCAATGCACCGGTCTATCTGCTGGGCCGCCCACGACTGCCCTCCCTCGCCCCGGGTCTTCAACCGCTTCAGCAGCACTTCCTTCGATGCGCATAAGGCAAAATGATGCACGATTACGCTATCTTCCCGAAGCCTCCCAACGATCTCGCGGAAATAATCGGCATTCACGATCGTCATCGGCACAATGATAGTTCCATCATACTCGGCGTTCAAATGGCGGAGCATCGAGTAATTGCACTCCCGCCACATCGGATAATCTTGAAAGTCGCTCCGCATCATCTCATGAGGCACATTTTTCCGAATGAAATATCCTGCATTTTCCGGATCATACACAAAAGAACCCGGTATTCTGCGGTGCAGCTCAAAGGCTGTCGTTGTCTTACCGGAACCGAACGCCCCATTCACCCATACAATCATTCGCTTCACTCCATCGTCTCGCGCAGCCCATAAGTGCGTTAGGCCGTCGTATACATAGAATACATATAGTCATGATCTGCATATCATCAACATGGCAGCAACCATGGCAACGTTAGATTGATCAGTTCTATCCATCGCCTTCCAAATCGTCCTCTACGTACTATAGACTGGAATCGTCTTGTCGTCAACGGTACTGCTAATGAATGAGCCTCGCCTCACCACCGAACGCGGCCAGGCCGCCGGAGAGGAATCCCTCGGCGGCGGCCTGGCATATCGAAGCCCTCTATCAACTCTGTCGCCCGGCTAGGCCAATGCGTTCAGTACGTCGTCGATTTTGCGGTTGTGCGCGATGATGCCGTAATTCATCCACGGCCAGAAATCGACCTCATACACGCACCGGTTCCGCACGGCCGGAAGCTTGTTCCATACAGATGAATCCAATATATCTCGTTCCTCTCCGGGCGCTTCGGAATGGCGCTTGTCGAACGTAATGAACAGATGGTCGGCATCGAGCTGCGCAAGCCATTCCGCCGTCAGCGAAGCCTTACGCGTCCGGTTCGCCAGCTGCCGCA
Proteins encoded in this region:
- a CDS encoding efflux RND transporter periplasmic adaptor subunit; its protein translation is MRNRWLVSCLVAAMLGTALAGCSGPPAEEPAQGAEQEKETPVQVAEVEKGSLSQQNEIIGTANPSRSVDIMPKLNGELVRLNVKKGDMVSKGATLGTIDADDLEVQLKLEQFNLEQAQDQYKTLHNAQASDLELDQAKRGIEQAQLRVKQASSRLADATLKAPMSGQVIRVAAEAGEFVTSTSPLFTIVSTNPVKFSANVSANQMLLLQNRKETKVEVPDVGKSFTARITYLSPVANEGGFYALETQADNAKGEIKPGMTAKFIVDQEVQKDALLVPTEAIVEKNGESHVFIVKNGRAVEEAVEVLEAQSKMTAVKGNLQAKDQIVIKGQMTLSDGNKVKIIEGAR
- a CDS encoding efflux RND transporter permease subunit, whose protein sequence is MKIIDVSVKRPIGVMMVVLAILALGMVSLRNLAIDLFPNIDLPIAVVATSYQGAAPDEIEKLISRPIEASLSTIQGIDTVSSQSQANSSLVMLQFKTGTNMDNALIDVREKVDQIKRMLPEDANDPSVLRFDPNQMPIITLGLTGASPEKLQDIADTNIIPFLERENGVASVAVSGGKTREILVELNRANLARYGIGASQVVQAINTENKSAVAGSVPKGVQDLQIRVKGEFTSVKDIGRTLIHLPGGGQIRVSDIADINDTFKKQSSLTLVDGAPALVLSVQRQSDANTVAVADNVDKAVSRLQQNLPQGIELKKVSDTSIFIRQSIDSVVSNMMSGGLLAVFILILFLRSIRSTFVIALSMPIAIISTFTLMYFTGQTLNIISMGGLALGIGMMVDNSIVILENIFTYRQKGMSMKEAAVKGASELASAVIASTTTTLVVFLPIVFVQGITADIFRPLALTVCFSLIASLVVAITLIPTLSSKIVSQKKIVQSEKKGWYLRFFGSFVSGYKRILRWALGHRKTTVFTTILLLVGSFFLALFIGMEFMPGGDQGQIQISVQTPSGTNLEETKKVADDVAALLKPYESIIDTASESIGGGGPFGGGANSATFTIQLIRATERDMTTKAVMQDLTDAVSEIPGAEITVSAMESGFGAGSPIQIKLNGQEQDVLEEVASQVVWLISDIQGVYNADSSASEGNAELNISIDRSLAATYGLSYQQIMNEISLAMNGQLATQYREGGNEYDVRVILPEAERDSISALNALTIQSQTGQLVPLSAVAQFQQLQGPVMIQRENQQRQINVTADVAGRDLGSVSVEIMQALQNMNFPDGYTYSMGGETEEMIKSFIDLAIALVFSIFLVYVVMAVQFESLLYPFIIMFSMPTMFIGVNFGLFITGTPISVTALIGIIMLAGIVVNNAIILVDYINIQRRSGLERHEAIMQGAPSRLRPIFMTTLTTVLGLIPLALGIGEGAEMQAPLAIVVIFGLSSSTIFTLLLVPVMYTYLDDFSNWLKRLFTRKDKNKNTQEAAV
- a CDS encoding zinc ribbon domain-containing protein, with product MDKMKLGLNQVKDKAQQTVEVTRISAQIAGKKKDKTAQYTLLGELVHEAYINQELAEQMHHIESLSQAIQRLEGEIAALEKQLRKAKGEKICACGAVITQESRFCNHCGQAMPLEPTEIIPASRSRRDDPAIVVNCPQCGALLNGDLENCVLCGGPVK
- a CDS encoding NUDIX domain-containing protein, which gives rise to MRALIMEDDRLLCIKKDRPEVGVYYALPGGAHEPNETLEETLRRECEEELGTSVADLGLLCVREYVSANHEYSHIEKAVHGVGFIYACRLQRQGAAPGGGHADEGQIGSEWLPVRDVIATVEHSYFSERARKYVFPQAFGC
- a CDS encoding SRPBCC family protein, with the protein product MVGSLCREAILANTGQAWEEWIQQLDREVDPVWSHERIVRYIAGEYDVSPEWSDMLALLYGQKLGRVSVGQTASAGVQIGVRRTMPISKEKVWTFLLSSEGLSCWLGSLPSLPLQVRHEYVTEEGTRGQIRSVIPEQKLRLTWQPQGWDRPSTLQLYVLSKSPDKTTVSVHQEKLDDIYMREVMRRHWEAALDRIQSRLIG
- a CDS encoding 5'-nucleotidase, whose product is MPYDIEQKLVIATASSALFDLAEADQVFQEKGEEAYRQYQRAHEYDILRTGVAFPLIKRLLQLNGSSADDQPVEVVLLSRNDPDTGLRVFKSIEHYGLNISRAVFVAGSNPFPYMEAFNASLFLSGNPKDVTEAVERGCPAGCIYPTDYIDDDEDEELRIAFDFDGIIADDSAETVFQEGGELKLFHDHERTLADEPLPPGPLLRFFTDIANLQKREIERNERDASYKPKIRVAIATARNAPAHERVITTLRKLDIRVDEAFFLGGIEKGRVLRIFKPHIFFDDQMGHIEGVARIVPSVHVPFGVTNGRSG
- a CDS encoding DUF421 domain-containing protein, with the translated sequence MKLHFTVEALIVLLTGFILLRILGKKTVGEMTGLEIITLLAMASMIGHAVKGDGLVKTIITLCVYVSLLLVVQYLALRFNWVEKWFMGRATLIIKDGQVITENLKKLRLTVDQLEAKLRATGIASISDVKCATLEISGHMGYELMRHAKPVTIGEMEKMLAQLEGKPRKQKPKPKANLFTEVVEQEHREPIRPELD